The Rhopalosiphum maidis isolate BTI-1 chromosome 4, ASM367621v3, whole genome shotgun sequence region tattatgcgtttatttggtgttttattatacgataaagtagacaataatatgtacgcatacattattgttcggaaaatatgattttaactcGCATCAAATGTCATGTCGGTAGATACGTGTtacgagtattataatgttcGACGAAATACATGCatatagtatgatattatatagcttaAGTTTTCATACTAATATCACGCGCGTATTGAACGTTCGGCAGTGTTTAACGAaccgttttataaaaatactagcTGAATAACCCGGCTTCGCTCGTGTATTAAATAATCGATTCTtatataaattggtttttttattaaaattaaactttttaaagccTAGTcacgtaatacataatattttttataatttaacttaattcatgatatttataactgaaacgacaaataaaattaataagagcGATTTACTCATAGACTCATTTAGTGCACccttgtgaaaaaaaatcgttaaattatttaaataagactCTAAAAACCGTAACCTTTAAGTACAAACCCCCCTATCCGTTCCTtcggacaaaaaaaaaaaatgaaaaatcgaGCGATGTGGTGACACTCAGAAGAGTATTTGAAACAtctctgtgaaaaaaaattggaaaaaacttaaatattgtcACAAAATTGGAACATAAAGAACGCATGTtcttcttatattatacatatatagctaGATTACCCCACTTTTCTCGTGTGTAGTTTTTGCTTTCtcgaaattaaattcttaaatcagCACAAATTGTTGTGTTTAaagacgaaaaaaatatatattttataatttatataatcgaGCATTGAGCTAGTCGGTGACAGGTGTTTTATGCCTCTGAAAAATTCATATCTACACGCCGATAAGACAATATAACTCTAAAAACGCTactcctaattttttttttttttttttttcgtgacaCCGAatgttattatcaaatactatAACAACGTTGTTTGTTCGGTTTTCAGATCATCGGCATCGTGTCCGTATTCTTCATATGCGTGTCGATCCTGTCGTTTTGCCTGAAAACGCACCCGAACATGCGGGTGCCGATCATCAAGAACATCACGGTGAACACATCGCACAACACGACCGCCTGGGTGTTGGACAAGACGCAGACGAACGCGCACGAGGCGTTCTTCTACATCGAGTGCGTGTGCAACGCATGGTTCACGTTCGAGATTCTGGTGCGGTTCATCGCGTCGCCGAACAAGTGCGAGTTCGTCAAAGCGTCGGTGAACATCATCGACTACATCGCCACGCTGTCGTTCTACATCGACCTGATACTGCAGAAGTTCGCGTCGCACCTGGAAAACGCCGACATACTCGAGTTCTTCTCCATCATCCGGATCATGAGGCTGTTCAAGCTCACCCGTCACTCGTCCGGGCTCAAGATACTGATGCAGACGTTCCGGGCGTCCGCCAAGGAGCTGACGCTGCTGGTGTTCTTCCTGGTGCTGGGCATCGTGATATTCGCCAGCCTGGTGTACTACGCTGAGCGCATCCAGGCCAATCCGCACAACGACTTCAACAGCATACCGCTGGGCCTGTGGTGGGCCCTGGTCACCATGACCACCGTCGGTTACGGCGACATGGCCCCGAAGACGTACGTGGGCATGTTCGTCGGCGCCCTCTGCGCCCTGGCCGGCGTGCTCACCATCGCCCTGCCCGTTCCCGTCATCGTTTCCAACTTTGCCATGTACTACTCGCACACGCAGGCCCGGGCCAAGCTGCCCAAGAAGCGGCGCCGGGTGCTGCCCGTCGAACAGCCCCGCGGGCCCAGGCTGCCCGGCCAGGGCCCGCCGCCCCAGCAACAGACGAACCAGCCCGGGTGCGGCTCGGGCGGCATGGGCataggcggcggcggcggcggccacGGCCCTTGCGCCGGCGTCGGCGGCCTACCGCCTAATGTGGCCGGGGCGCCGGTCAACACGACGGGCGTGCCGGCCGTCAACCGGCGGATGAACGCCATCAAGAGCAATCATCCCAAAGACGGGGCAGGACCCAAAGTCGGTGAGATACCAAACACGTGGCGATGGCGACACTCGTGCGACCTCCGACACGACCCGTCGTCGCCTTTACCGTGTTATTTTCATTACTATCGTatctgtaatttattatactcgttCTTAGCTGTTCCCGTTTAGGGCGCTTTGGCTTTTGCGCAAAGCTTTTATGCGTGTGTGTTTTAGTATTTTCGACGTTATGATGCGTCGTTTACGCGTGGCCTGGCAGAACACTGGCGAACTTACGAGAACGATATAAGGTTTTTCTCTTATATATCTTCCCCGCGTAATTTTTATGGCGGCAAAGCGCGTTTGGTTTGgttaaaagtatatacaagaaatatattgttttcattaaactATTGTGATTTACAGTGTttaattattcgtttattatattattaccaaattattttattataagaaaaataatgttaaa contains the following coding sequences:
- the LOC113557379 gene encoding potassium voltage-gated channel protein Shaw-like, which translates into the protein MVGGHQPQSTGGASCTGTMMNILNIDAENRVVLNVGGIRHETYKATLKKIPATRLSRLTEALANYDPVLNEYFFDRHPGVFAQVLNYYRTGKLHYPTDVCGPLFEEELEFWGLDANQVEPCCWMTYTQHRDTQETLAVLDRLDLDTEKPSDEEMARKFGFEEAFFQGRLTWWQRFKPQLWSMFDEPYSSNAAKIIGIVSVFFICVSILSFCLKTHPNMRVPIIKNITVNTSHNTTAWVLDKTQTNAHEAFFYIECVCNAWFTFEILVRFIASPNKCEFVKASVNIIDYIATLSFYIDLILQKFASHLENADILEFFSIIRIMRLFKLTRHSSGLKILMQTFRASAKELTLLVFFLVLGIVIFASLVYYAERIQANPHNDFNSIPLGLWWALVTMTTVGYGDMAPKTYVGMFVGALCALAGVLTIALPVPVIVSNFAMYYSHTQARAKLPKKRRRVLPVEQPRGPRLPGQGPPPQQQTNQPGCGSGGMGIGGGGGGHGPCAGVGGLPPNVAGAPVNTTGVPAVNRRMNAIKSNHPKDGAGPKVVGVAMTLNPNGVGVKAEPVMSTGVGGVGGPRKQSATKT